In Bacteroidota bacterium, the following proteins share a genomic window:
- a CDS encoding DMT family transporter, which yields MQKTPAIAYWILLFGLISFSISPILVRLAGDTPALSLAALRNVMAILILTPFALRDPQVTFVGLARQDQIRTVAAGVMLGLHFYLFFEAIQRTTVASATVFVSITPIFLAILGYVFLKERLTLRVLIAIGIAVAGGLLIAYGDTGKDSQAVDPIWGNLFALGACLFVSIYLIIGRMSRQKLSWLAYVYPMYVSSAITVLFLAVVTGTPLFGFSMKVYLLCAVMAIGPHILGHGSFNYAVKYFTATFLGLLSLTEPIGATALAFVLFDELPGTLSLVGMACTLIGVCIALYPGLRKVKAVA from the coding sequence ATGCAAAAAACACCAGCAATTGCATACTGGATTCTCCTGTTCGGACTCATCAGCTTTTCGATCAGCCCTATCCTGGTGCGACTTGCTGGTGATACGCCGGCCCTTTCGCTTGCGGCACTTCGCAATGTCATGGCAATCTTGATCCTGACGCCGTTTGCCTTGCGCGACCCACAGGTTACGTTTGTCGGGCTCGCTCGACAGGATCAGATCCGTACGGTGGCTGCCGGCGTTATGCTTGGGTTGCACTTCTACCTCTTCTTTGAGGCCATCCAGCGTACCACAGTAGCCAGCGCTACAGTATTTGTGTCGATTACCCCTATTTTTCTGGCAATCCTTGGCTATGTATTCCTCAAAGAACGCCTGACGCTACGGGTGTTGATTGCAATTGGTATTGCCGTGGCAGGTGGGTTGTTGATTGCGTACGGGGACACGGGCAAGGACAGCCAGGCCGTTGATCCGATTTGGGGCAACCTATTTGCGCTCGGGGCCTGTCTTTTTGTGAGCATCTACCTGATTATTGGTCGTATGTCGCGGCAGAAGCTTTCCTGGCTGGCTTACGTGTACCCGATGTATGTCAGCAGTGCGATAACGGTGCTCTTTCTTGCTGTTGTCACCGGCACGCCCTTGTTTGGCTTTTCGATGAAGGTTTACCTGTTATGTGCGGTTATGGCCATTGGGCCCCATATCCTTGGCCACGGGTCGTTCAACTATGCTGTCAAGTACTTTACGGCGACTTTTCTCGGCCTTTTGTCACTCACTGAACCCATTGGCGCCACTGCGCTGGCTTTTGTTTTGTTTGATGAATTGCCAGGCACGCTTTCGCTGGTAGGCATGGCCTGTACACTCATTGGCGTCTGTATAGCCCTTTATCCAGGGTTGCGCAAAGTCAAAGCTGTTGCTTGA
- a CDS encoding DUF4293 family protein — protein MIQRIQSIFLLLAALACLGTAAFRVELMQETYTWLMPAVLGVLGLVALGALVSIFLYKDRQQQLKMTTILQYVAILGVLAAFGGLYLAGTLMEVPSNLQATGLLLLPVFAYVFIRIARGYVKKDIALVRSMDRLR, from the coding sequence ATGATTCAGCGGATTCAATCTATATTTTTACTGCTTGCTGCACTGGCATGTCTGGGTACAGCAGCTTTTCGTGTTGAACTGATGCAAGAGACGTATACCTGGCTTATGCCGGCTGTACTGGGAGTTCTTGGACTCGTTGCACTGGGTGCGCTCGTTTCCATTTTCCTCTACAAAGACAGGCAGCAACAGCTCAAAATGACCACGATCCTGCAATATGTGGCCATTCTTGGTGTGCTTGCCGCTTTTGGTGGACTCTACCTGGCTGGCACGCTGATGGAAGTGCCGAGTAATTTGCAAGCTACCGGGCTGTTACTGCTCCCTGTGTTTGCGTACGTCTTTATCCGCATTGCTCGGGGTTACGTAAAGAAAGACATTGCGCTTGTCCGGTCTATGGACCGTCTGCGTTAG